A single region of the candidate division KSB1 bacterium genome encodes:
- a CDS encoding oligosaccharide flippase family protein encodes MAEEQENYLLTTGKHSLIYGLGTVAAKLVGLVLLPLYSKSVPVEEFGLYGLLEVLSQVLVQSLALGLPVATFRYLRLAKTPQESRKVVSTSLAGIAAATLILLPGVFYLEFRVLVQAGVLELPSSLEQSRFAWILALQLADVAFTCLLGVPLNLLRLEGRAGAFTILSLIRFASVLVLNLITVGSLGMGVLGIFLSQAVSSLLAFLGLVPYVAKRSALGVDGSLLGQMIGYGLPLVPVSLSVLLLNIGNRYVVSAFGGLEDVARYTFLQRIGGSLNMFLFQPFQLGYFPMLWRVWGTPQLERFQSRSMTYFTLAGVWITLGLALFSQEIVRVLLRNPVYWSDHDLVPIVALSFVIYGMSYVAQASFHLTGKTYWIALLFVAGMFLNLCLSWLTVPTGGVRAAALAILASYVLVLVASLPLAARYHRFHYERRRLALVALVGAAISLAATWVGRVAETGAKTGILLRLLLLGMFPLVLGLFRFYTRDERKYLVRLKEVVGLAGK; translated from the coding sequence ATGGCGGAAGAGCAGGAGAACTACCTCCTCACGACGGGCAAGCACTCGCTGATCTACGGGCTGGGAACCGTAGCGGCAAAGCTCGTGGGTCTCGTGCTATTGCCTTTGTACTCCAAATCAGTCCCGGTAGAGGAGTTTGGACTGTACGGCTTGTTGGAGGTTCTGAGTCAGGTACTGGTTCAGTCGCTGGCCCTTGGGCTGCCCGTAGCCACGTTCCGCTATCTCCGGCTGGCCAAGACCCCCCAGGAAAGTCGCAAGGTGGTCAGCACGTCCCTGGCTGGGATCGCTGCCGCTACGTTGATCCTCCTACCGGGCGTATTCTACCTCGAATTCCGCGTGCTCGTGCAAGCGGGTGTTCTGGAGCTTCCCTCAAGCCTCGAGCAAAGCCGCTTTGCCTGGATCTTGGCCCTCCAGCTTGCCGATGTGGCGTTCACCTGTCTTCTGGGGGTACCGCTGAATCTCCTGCGCCTGGAGGGCAGGGCCGGCGCGTTTACAATTCTTTCCCTGATCCGGTTCGCCTCGGTCCTGGTCCTCAATCTGATTACGGTCGGTAGCTTGGGCATGGGGGTGCTCGGCATCTTCCTTTCGCAGGCCGTGAGTTCCTTGCTGGCGTTTCTGGGGCTTGTCCCTTACGTAGCCAAGCGGAGTGCCCTGGGGGTGGACGGTTCACTCCTGGGCCAGATGATCGGATATGGCTTGCCCCTGGTCCCAGTCAGCTTAAGCGTTCTGCTTCTGAACATCGGCAACCGTTACGTCGTGAGCGCGTTTGGCGGACTGGAGGACGTGGCACGCTACACGTTCCTGCAAAGGATCGGGGGCAGCCTGAACATGTTCCTCTTCCAGCCCTTCCAGCTGGGCTATTTCCCGATGCTCTGGAGGGTGTGGGGAACACCCCAGCTGGAGCGGTTCCAAAGCCGGTCGATGACCTATTTCACCCTTGCCGGGGTCTGGATCACCCTTGGACTTGCGCTTTTCTCGCAGGAGATCGTACGGGTGTTACTGCGCAATCCAGTCTACTGGTCGGACCATGATCTGGTGCCGATCGTGGCACTGTCCTTTGTGATCTACGGCATGTCGTACGTGGCCCAGGCATCGTTCCATCTGACGGGCAAGACCTACTGGATTGCTTTGCTCTTCGTGGCGGGGATGTTCCTCAATTTGTGCCTCAGCTGGCTGACTGTTCCGACCGGGGGCGTAAGAGCTGCGGCGCTTGCCATTCTTGCGTCCTACGTCCTCGTGCTCGTAGCGAGCCTTCCTCTGGCGGCCCGCTACCATCGCTTTCACTATGAGCGGCGGCGCCTTGCCCTGGTCGCCCTCGTGGGCGCTGCAATCAGTCTCGCGGCCACCTGGGTGGGAAGAGTTGCGGAAACCGGCGCAAAGACCGGGATCCTCTTGCGCCTTCTCCTTCTGGGGATGTTCCCGTTGGTGCTGGGCCTATTCCGCTTCTACACACGCGACGAGCGAAAGTATCTGGTTCGACTAAAGGAGGTGGTGGGACTTGCCGGGAAGTGA